From a region of the Meiothermus cerbereus DSM 11376 genome:
- a CDS encoding Fumble domain-containing protein, with product MLKLGVDFGLSNTDVVLVEDDSIVAKQTLKTGPARAEALAAVLQSLGVGPAQLGAIASTGGLSRLLPEVFEGIPVQKIGEVQAVGRGALALTGLREALVVSAGTGTAMVLARGAEAQHFTGSAVGGGTLLGLSRLLLGTADPLEVARLAAQGNPSGVDSTLMDVIGGGIGHLPPNATAVNLGRLVEVTSPSREDLAAGLVTLVGQVIATLAINAARAAGLSQIVIVGHLPDLEPIRQAFERVWYFYQLEPRPLIAPMSGWATAYGAALCAEGRLT from the coding sequence ATGCTGAAGCTTGGCGTAGACTTTGGGCTTTCCAATACCGATGTGGTGCTGGTTGAAGATGACAGCATAGTGGCCAAGCAGACGCTCAAGACCGGGCCTGCCCGTGCGGAAGCTCTGGCTGCCGTGCTGCAAAGCCTGGGTGTGGGGCCGGCCCAGCTGGGGGCCATTGCCAGCACAGGCGGGCTGTCCCGTTTGCTGCCCGAGGTCTTCGAGGGGATACCTGTTCAGAAAATCGGTGAGGTTCAGGCGGTGGGACGTGGTGCGCTGGCCCTCACCGGGCTGCGGGAGGCGTTGGTGGTCTCGGCGGGCACCGGTACGGCTATGGTGCTGGCGCGAGGGGCCGAAGCCCAGCACTTCACGGGTTCGGCGGTGGGGGGCGGAACCCTGCTCGGCTTATCCAGGCTGCTGTTGGGTACGGCCGATCCCCTCGAGGTAGCCCGCCTAGCTGCCCAGGGCAACCCCAGCGGTGTGGACTCCACGCTGATGGACGTGATTGGAGGGGGCATAGGGCACCTGCCGCCCAACGCCACCGCGGTCAACCTGGGCCGGTTGGTAGAAGTGACCAGCCCCAGCCGTGAGGATCTGGCAGCGGGCCTGGTCACGCTGGTGGGCCAGGTAATCGCCACCCTGGCCATCAATGCGGCGCGGGCTGCAGGGCTATCCCAGATTGTGATTGTGGGGCACCTGCCCGACCTGGAGCCCATCCGTCAGGCCTTCGAGCGGGTCTGGTATTTCTACCAGCTCGAGCCCAGGCCCCTTATTGCCCCTATGTCTGGTTGGGCTACGGCCTATGGGGCGGCGCTTTGTGCAGAGGGACGTTTGACATAA
- a CDS encoding trypsin-like serine protease: protein MKQLGKPAILAALTLALAACGSSVQNVSGEGVSAQITYGELDGNRHPYVGLMVAQDADGNPLWRCSGTLMSPTIFLTAGHCTEPPAAKVEIWFDADVDAGRPGNGFPFTGQTGGTPYTHPQYNPNAFFLYDLGVVVLDANRPMYMSQYGALPKQDVLDDLARRRGLKNVTFTAVGYGLQQINPVFVEAARVRMLARPHLVQINVPGQTGDFSILLSNNASTGGTCFGDSGGPNFIGSSNVIGGVTSFGKNGNCAGTGGVYRVDRKDDLDWLAAFGLYPQP, encoded by the coding sequence ATGAAGCAACTCGGTAAGCCCGCTATATTGGCAGCGCTAACCCTGGCCCTGGCGGCCTGTGGTAGCTCGGTACAGAACGTCTCAGGTGAGGGGGTCTCGGCGCAAATCACCTATGGCGAACTTGACGGCAACCGCCACCCCTATGTGGGCCTGATGGTAGCCCAAGACGCGGATGGAAACCCGCTGTGGCGTTGCAGCGGAACGCTGATGTCACCCACCATCTTCCTTACCGCCGGTCACTGCACCGAACCCCCCGCCGCCAAGGTGGAGATTTGGTTTGACGCCGACGTAGACGCAGGCAGGCCCGGCAATGGCTTCCCCTTCACCGGCCAGACCGGGGGCACGCCCTACACCCATCCGCAGTACAACCCCAACGCTTTCTTCCTCTACGACCTGGGAGTGGTCGTACTCGACGCCAACCGGCCTATGTACATGAGCCAGTACGGCGCCCTACCCAAACAGGACGTGCTCGACGACCTGGCCCGCCGTCGCGGCCTGAAAAACGTCACCTTTACAGCAGTGGGCTACGGCTTGCAGCAAATCAACCCGGTTTTTGTAGAAGCTGCACGTGTCCGCATGCTGGCAAGGCCGCACCTGGTGCAGATCAACGTACCAGGCCAAACCGGCGACTTCTCCATCTTGCTATCGAATAACGCTAGCACCGGTGGCACTTGCTTTGGTGACTCGGGCGGCCCCAATTTCATCGGCAGCAGCAACGTCATTGGCGGGGTCACTTCGTTCGGTAAAAACGGCAACTGCGCCGGTACGGGCGGTGTCTATCGCGTAGACAGAAAAGACGACCTGGACTGGCTCGCCGCTTTTGGGCTGTACCCGCAACCCTAG
- a CDS encoding TrmH family RNA methyltransferase codes for MRITSTANPRIKAAALLKERKERERTGLFLIEGSREVERALAAGLELVEAYCAEHQSPAEARVLADLGRVEGLSIIEVSEPVLKKLSSRENPAGVVVVARRPNPSLAHYKPPKNALLLVSVGLEKPGNLGALLRSADAAGADAVLVAGGVDLYSPQVVRNSTGVIFSLPTFVASEQAVLDWLVQHQIPMLATTPHSDLTYWDVDLRGPVAIVMGTEHQGLSQVWLERATQRVKIPMQGQADSLNVSVTAALILYEAKRQRCPPETE; via the coding sequence ATGCGCATTACCTCCACGGCAAACCCCCGTATTAAAGCTGCGGCACTTCTCAAGGAGCGCAAAGAGCGGGAGCGAACAGGGCTGTTTTTGATCGAGGGCTCGAGGGAGGTTGAGCGGGCCTTAGCGGCGGGCCTCGAGCTCGTCGAAGCCTACTGTGCCGAGCACCAGAGCCCCGCCGAGGCCAGGGTGCTGGCCGACCTGGGGCGCGTCGAAGGCCTGAGCATAATCGAGGTTTCCGAGCCGGTGCTCAAAAAGCTCAGCAGCCGCGAAAACCCGGCAGGGGTGGTGGTGGTGGCCCGCAGGCCCAACCCCTCCCTTGCCCACTACAAGCCGCCCAAAAATGCCCTGCTCTTGGTATCGGTGGGGCTGGAAAAACCCGGAAACCTGGGGGCCTTGCTGCGCTCTGCCGATGCCGCCGGGGCCGACGCGGTGCTGGTGGCGGGTGGGGTAGACCTCTATAGCCCCCAGGTGGTTCGCAACTCCACAGGCGTGATTTTTTCGCTGCCCACCTTTGTTGCCAGCGAGCAAGCTGTTCTGGACTGGCTGGTGCAGCACCAGATACCCATGCTGGCCACCACCCCGCACAGCGACCTAACCTACTGGGACGTGGACTTGCGAGGGCCGGTGGCTATCGTGATGGGTACGGAGCACCAGGGGTTGAGCCAGGTGTGGCTCGAGCGAGCCACACAAAGGGTCAAGATTCCCATGCAGGGCCAGGCCGACAGCCTCAACGTGTCGGTAACGGCAGCCCTGATACTGTACGAGGCAAAAAGACAGCGCTGCCCTCCTGAAACCGAATAG
- the groES gene encoding co-chaperone GroES — MATATMLRPLGDRVVVKRIEEEAKTKGGIVLPDTAKEKPQKGKVIAVGSGRVLDNGTKLPLEVKEGDTVVFAKYGGTEIEIDGEEYIILSERDLLAVL; from the coding sequence ATGGCAACAGCAACCATGCTCAGACCCCTCGGTGACCGTGTGGTGGTCAAGCGCATCGAAGAAGAAGCCAAGACCAAAGGGGGCATCGTGCTGCCCGACACTGCCAAGGAAAAGCCCCAGAAGGGCAAAGTAATTGCCGTGGGTAGCGGGCGGGTGCTGGACAACGGTACCAAACTGCCCCTGGAAGTGAAAGAGGGCGATACCGTGGTCTTTGCCAAGTACGGCGGTACCGAGATTGAGATTGACGGCGAAGAGTACATCATTCTCTCTGAGCGCGATCTACTGGCTGTGCTGTAA
- the groL gene encoding chaperonin GroEL (60 kDa chaperone family; promotes refolding of misfolded polypeptides especially under stressful conditions; forms two stacked rings of heptamers to form a barrel-shaped 14mer; ends can be capped by GroES; misfolded proteins enter the barrel where they are refolded when GroES binds) has protein sequence MAKMLVFDEAARRSLERGMNAVANAVKVTLGPRGRNVVLEKKFGSPTITKDGVSVAKEVELEDHLENIGAKLMIEIASKTNDITGDGTTTATVLGQAIVREGLRNVAAGANPLDLKRGIEKAVEVAIKNIQEMAVPVNDRKAIFEVASVSANNDAEIGNLIADAMEKVGREGVITVEESKSLDTELNFVEGYQFDKGYISPYFVNNPDAMEAQLDEPYILITEKKISNVRELLPILEQVAQTGKPMLIIAEDIEGEALATLVVNRLRGTLNIAAVKAPGFGDRRKEMLKDLAAITGGTVISEELGFKLENATLSMLGRAERVRISKDETTVVGGKGKKEDIEARINGIKKELETSDSEYAKEKLQERLAKLAGGVAVIRVGAATETELKEKKHRYEDALSTARAAVEEGIVPGGGVALLRTVPAIKNLIKELEGDEATGAKIVLRAIEEPARQIASNAGYEGSVVVNNILSKKDKSYGFNAATGEYGDMMEWGIVDPAKVTRTALQNAASIGSLILMTEAVVAEKPEEKKAPAAPAGGMGGDMDF, from the coding sequence ATGGCAAAAATGCTGGTTTTTGATGAAGCTGCACGCCGGAGCCTCGAGCGCGGCATGAACGCAGTAGCCAACGCTGTAAAGGTAACCCTTGGCCCCCGCGGGCGTAACGTGGTGCTGGAAAAGAAATTTGGCAGCCCCACCATTACCAAAGACGGGGTAAGTGTAGCCAAGGAGGTCGAGCTGGAGGATCACCTGGAGAACATCGGCGCCAAGCTGATGATCGAGATTGCCTCCAAAACCAATGACATTACCGGTGACGGTACCACCACCGCCACTGTGCTGGGTCAGGCCATCGTGCGCGAAGGTCTGCGCAACGTGGCTGCTGGCGCCAACCCCCTCGACCTCAAGCGCGGCATCGAGAAGGCCGTGGAAGTGGCCATCAAGAATATCCAGGAGATGGCCGTGCCCGTCAACGACCGCAAGGCCATCTTTGAAGTGGCCAGCGTTTCGGCCAACAACGACGCCGAGATCGGCAACCTGATTGCCGATGCCATGGAGAAGGTGGGTCGTGAGGGCGTGATTACGGTTGAGGAGTCCAAGAGCCTCGACACTGAGCTGAACTTCGTGGAAGGGTACCAGTTCGATAAGGGCTACATCTCGCCCTACTTCGTCAACAACCCCGACGCGATGGAAGCCCAGCTCGATGAGCCCTACATCCTCATCACCGAGAAGAAAATCTCCAACGTGCGGGAGCTGCTGCCCATCCTCGAGCAAGTAGCCCAGACCGGCAAGCCCATGCTGATCATCGCCGAGGACATCGAAGGCGAAGCCCTGGCTACCCTGGTGGTCAACCGCCTGCGCGGCACCCTCAACATCGCTGCCGTCAAGGCCCCTGGCTTTGGTGATCGCCGTAAAGAGATGCTCAAAGACCTGGCGGCCATCACCGGTGGTACGGTCATCAGCGAGGAGCTGGGCTTCAAGCTGGAGAACGCTACCCTCTCGATGCTGGGTCGCGCCGAGCGTGTGCGCATCAGCAAGGACGAGACCACCGTGGTGGGTGGCAAGGGCAAGAAAGAAGACATCGAGGCCCGCATCAACGGCATCAAGAAGGAGCTCGAGACCTCCGATAGCGAATACGCCAAGGAGAAACTGCAAGAGCGCCTGGCCAAGCTGGCTGGTGGTGTTGCGGTGATCCGTGTGGGTGCGGCCACCGAGACCGAGCTGAAGGAGAAGAAGCACCGTTACGAAGATGCCCTCTCCACGGCCCGCGCCGCGGTGGAAGAAGGCATCGTGCCTGGCGGTGGCGTGGCCCTGCTGCGCACCGTGCCGGCCATCAAGAACCTGATCAAGGAGCTCGAGGGCGACGAGGCCACCGGCGCCAAGATCGTGCTGCGTGCCATCGAGGAGCCTGCCCGTCAGATTGCCTCCAACGCTGGCTATGAAGGCAGCGTGGTGGTCAACAACATCCTCAGCAAGAAAGACAAGAGCTACGGCTTCAACGCCGCTACCGGCGAGTATGGCGACATGATGGAGTGGGGTATTGTTGACCCGGCCAAAGTAACCCGTACTGCCCTGCAGAACGCGGCTTCCATCGGCTCGCTGATCCTCATGACCGAGGCTGTGGTGGCCGAGAAGCCCGAAGAGAAGAAAGCTCCTGCCGCGCCCGCGGGCGGCATGGGCGGCGACATGGACTTCTAA
- a CDS encoding winged helix-turn-helix transcriptional regulator, with amino-acid sequence MVKSKPLHLEDVLEVLGQRGVYTILRSLEQRALRFGALQQATALPPRSLSLRLKELEEMGLISRTEYQEVPPRVEYALTPRGEALKPALEALARWESTAP; translated from the coding sequence ATGGTGAAATCTAAACCGCTGCACCTCGAAGATGTGCTGGAAGTATTGGGTCAACGCGGGGTGTATACCATATTGCGCTCGCTAGAGCAGCGTGCGTTGCGTTTTGGCGCATTACAGCAAGCCACTGCCCTGCCCCCAAGAAGCCTGTCGTTGCGCCTGAAAGAGCTCGAGGAGATGGGCCTGATTAGCCGAACCGAGTACCAGGAGGTTCCACCGCGCGTTGAGTATGCCCTAACCCCCAGGGGCGAGGCGCTAAAACCTGCCCTCGAGGCCCTTGCCCGTTGGGAAAGCACAGCCCCCTGA
- a CDS encoding winged helix-turn-helix transcriptional regulator, translating into MAKAVASEATEADHNFCPVYEAINVLQEKWTLHIIRSLLNGPKGFNELSRAVGGCNPATLAQRLEKLEHLGIISKTIHSTMPPRTSYALTEAGQALQAVIEAIDRWGRQYLPGPVE; encoded by the coding sequence ATGGCTAAAGCTGTCGCTTCAGAAGCCACAGAGGCAGACCACAACTTTTGTCCTGTTTACGAAGCGATTAACGTATTACAGGAGAAATGGACTTTGCATATTATTCGTAGTTTATTGAATGGCCCCAAAGGCTTTAATGAGTTATCCAGGGCGGTCGGCGGCTGCAACCCGGCAACCCTGGCCCAGCGCCTTGAAAAACTAGAGCATCTGGGCATCATTTCCAAAACCATTCACTCCACCATGCCCCCACGAACCAGCTATGCCCTAACGGAGGCCGGGCAGGCTTTACAGGCCGTTATAGAGGCCATAGACCGCTGGGGGCGCCAGTACCTTCCTGGGCCAGTCGAGTAA
- a CDS encoding YceI family protein codes for MKWNLDSSHTTVAFAVKHMGFFTVRGQFKKVAGTVLTDEQGAPSKIEVAIDAASIETGDAQRDNHLRSPDFLDAEQYPVIRFESSQIETLGQNKYKIHGLLTIRNTTRPVVLEAEVSPAIKDPWGMTRIGATASGVINRKDWGLTWNQVLEFGALLVGEEVRFEIEVEAVAAQSEVAA; via the coding sequence ATGAAATGGAATCTGGATAGCAGCCACACCACCGTTGCCTTCGCTGTAAAGCACATGGGCTTTTTTACCGTACGCGGCCAGTTCAAAAAAGTTGCTGGTACTGTTTTGACAGACGAACAGGGTGCCCCGAGCAAAATTGAAGTGGCGATTGATGCCGCCAGCATTGAAACAGGTGACGCCCAGCGTGACAATCACCTGCGCTCACCCGATTTTCTGGATGCCGAGCAATACCCCGTAATACGCTTTGAAAGCAGCCAAATTGAAACACTGGGCCAGAATAAGTACAAAATTCACGGCCTGCTGACGATTCGTAATACTACCCGGCCGGTGGTGCTCGAGGCCGAGGTGAGCCCTGCCATCAAGGACCCCTGGGGCATGACCCGTATCGGCGCGACAGCTTCGGGGGTCATTAACCGCAAGGACTGGGGGCTTACCTGGAACCAGGTGCTCGAGTTCGGGGCATTGCTGGTGGGGGAAGAGGTGAGGTTCGAGATCGAAGTCGAGGCGGTTGCGGCCCAGTCTGAGGTTGCTGCGTGA
- a CDS encoding ring-cleaving dioxygenase: protein MKTVSGLHHITAIASKAQRNLDFYAGVLGLRLVKKSVNQDDPGTYHLFYADAEGRPGTDLTFFPWESMAPTRKGTGLAVEVQLAVPQGSLAFWEARLQGYGVRLGAAEERFGEKALPVRDPDGLELALVETAPRPFSPWERTDVPENRQIMGLHGARLWQQALAPSADFLTQVMGFEFAGHQAGWSRYTVAGGGSGKFVDIKELPHLPKGQWGTGSIHHLAWRVDDTTHEMEVRKRILAAGIPATRQIDRFWFKSVYFNEPGGVVFELATDGPGFTVDEDPAQLGEALVLPPWLEPQRPQIEAVLPRLEAPNPSAFRDESPSRRFA from the coding sequence GTGAAAACCGTTAGCGGACTTCACCACATCACCGCTATCGCCAGCAAGGCCCAGCGCAACCTGGATTTTTACGCGGGGGTGTTGGGGCTGCGCCTGGTCAAGAAGAGCGTAAATCAGGATGACCCGGGCACCTACCACCTTTTCTACGCCGATGCAGAGGGGCGTCCTGGCACCGACCTGACCTTTTTCCCCTGGGAAAGTATGGCCCCCACCCGCAAAGGCACCGGGCTTGCGGTGGAAGTGCAGCTCGCAGTACCGCAAGGAAGCCTGGCTTTTTGGGAGGCCCGCTTACAGGGTTATGGGGTGCGGCTGGGGGCTGCCGAGGAGCGCTTTGGCGAGAAGGCCTTGCCCGTGCGCGACCCGGATGGCCTCGAGCTGGCCCTGGTCGAGACCGCGCCCCGTCCCTTTAGCCCTTGGGAACGTACCGATGTGCCGGAAAACCGCCAGATTATGGGCCTGCACGGTGCTCGGCTGTGGCAGCAGGCCCTGGCCCCCAGTGCCGATTTTCTGACCCAAGTGATGGGGTTTGAGTTTGCCGGACACCAGGCGGGCTGGAGCCGCTATACGGTAGCGGGCGGCGGCTCGGGAAAATTTGTGGACATCAAAGAACTGCCCCACCTTCCCAAGGGCCAGTGGGGAACCGGTAGCATTCACCACCTGGCCTGGCGCGTAGATGACACCACCCACGAGATGGAGGTGCGCAAACGGATTCTGGCCGCGGGAATCCCGGCCACCCGACAGATCGATCGCTTCTGGTTCAAGTCGGTTTACTTTAACGAGCCAGGAGGTGTGGTGTTCGAGCTGGCCACCGATGGCCCAGGTTTTACCGTGGACGAAGACCCCGCCCAACTGGGGGAAGCGCTGGTGCTGCCCCCCTGGCTGGAACCGCAGCGCCCGCAAATCGAGGCGGTGCTGCCCAGGCTCGAGGCCCCCAACCCGAGCGCGTTCAGAGATGAAAGCCCCTCCCGACGGTTTGCATGA
- a CDS encoding alpha/beta hydrolase yields MTSLSFVHHFEAGTLASTLLLLHGSGGNEHDLLPMAHQLAPGAALLSPRGKVLENGAPRFFRRLAMGVFDEEDLKAQAADLAQFVWEATRRYGLDASQVYALGYSNGANMAAALMLLHPEVLAGAVLLRPVLPLEVSPLPNLTGKTAFLAAGTQDAWSPVARVQALADRLGKAGARVQLRWQQGGHQLHPEELSAAKAWLEQNLA; encoded by the coding sequence ATGACATCCCTATCCTTTGTCCATCATTTTGAGGCTGGAACCCTAGCCAGCACGCTGTTGTTGCTGCACGGCAGCGGCGGCAACGAACACGATCTGTTGCCGATGGCGCACCAACTGGCACCCGGTGCGGCGCTTCTTTCTCCCAGAGGTAAGGTGCTGGAGAACGGTGCTCCGCGTTTTTTTAGGCGCCTGGCCATGGGCGTTTTTGACGAAGAAGACCTCAAAGCCCAGGCCGCCGACCTGGCCCAGTTTGTTTGGGAGGCCACCCGTCGCTATGGCCTAGATGCCAGCCAGGTATATGCGCTCGGGTATTCCAATGGCGCAAACATGGCCGCGGCCCTGATGCTCTTGCACCCGGAGGTACTGGCCGGGGCGGTTTTGCTGCGTCCGGTGTTGCCTTTGGAGGTATCGCCACTTCCCAATCTGACCGGGAAAACCGCCTTTCTGGCCGCCGGAACCCAGGACGCCTGGTCGCCTGTGGCACGGGTGCAGGCCCTGGCAGACCGCTTGGGAAAAGCCGGTGCGCGGGTACAGCTACGCTGGCAACAGGGGGGCCACCAACTCCATCCGGAGGAATTGTCGGCAGCCAAAGCCTGGCTGGAGCAGAACCTGGCCTGA
- a CDS encoding SDR family NAD(P)-dependent oxidoreductase has translation MNITGRLCVVSGASSGIGKAAALELAARGARLVLVARREAELGQLAAQIVSAGGAAWAFPADLSKPQEAVRLGEQILGELGAPDILIHSAGAGEWRFLDETPIEDLQRLMDTPYFAAAYLTRVFLPAMLKRNQGFILSVCSPASRLVWPGATGYVAARWALHGLTEALRADLYHSNLKVCAFFPGKISDSEYFVRNTHSENRIPKVGRFIPEITSRQAALGIARAIELEARIMFVPWQLYAFDLLARWLPRLAEHLAWNTGARRKGP, from the coding sequence ATGAACATCACCGGAAGACTGTGCGTCGTCAGTGGGGCCAGCAGTGGCATTGGCAAAGCCGCGGCCCTCGAGCTCGCCGCACGCGGAGCCCGGCTGGTGCTGGTGGCCCGCCGAGAAGCCGAGTTGGGGCAGCTTGCCGCTCAAATCGTCTCGGCAGGTGGAGCGGCCTGGGCTTTTCCCGCCGACCTGAGCAAACCCCAGGAGGCAGTCCGTCTGGGCGAACAGATACTTGGGGAACTGGGCGCCCCCGATATTCTGATTCACAGCGCCGGGGCAGGTGAGTGGCGCTTTCTGGACGAAACCCCCATAGAAGACCTACAGCGCCTGATGGACACCCCCTACTTTGCCGCAGCCTATTTGACCCGGGTTTTTCTGCCGGCCATGCTGAAACGAAACCAGGGCTTCATTCTCTCGGTCTGCTCGCCCGCCAGCAGGTTGGTCTGGCCGGGGGCTACCGGTTACGTGGCTGCCCGCTGGGCCCTGCATGGCCTTACCGAGGCCCTGCGGGCCGATTTGTATCACAGCAATCTCAAGGTTTGTGCTTTTTTTCCGGGCAAAATTAGCGATAGCGAGTATTTCGTCCGCAACACCCATAGCGAAAACCGCATCCCCAAAGTGGGGCGGTTTATTCCCGAGATCACCTCACGCCAGGCCGCCTTAGGCATCGCGCGGGCCATCGAGCTCGAGGCCAGGATTATGTTTGTGCCCTGGCAGCTCTACGCCTTCGACCTGCTGGCCCGCTGGCTCCCTCGGCTCGCCGAACACCTGGCCTGGAATACCGGAGCCAGGCGCAAGGGGCCATAG
- a CDS encoding metallophosphoesterase: MRILALSDQVHPFIYQERFPYNLPAFDLVLLAGDLPGSFIEFVATKVRVPVVYVHGNHKEEYVQDYLGNLTPPGGAIKAHGRIVEVAGVRIAGWGGCPRYNDRDIGQYSEIDAKARFLSWYPVLLPRRLRTGHGVDILLSHAPPPGPHAGSDFAHRGSTALGLFHRLYRPKIHVHGHIHLYEAQPRREYTSPEGVRVINAFEYTLIEL, from the coding sequence ATGCGTATCTTAGCGCTCTCCGACCAGGTTCATCCATTTATCTACCAGGAGCGCTTTCCCTACAACCTGCCCGCTTTCGATCTGGTGCTACTGGCTGGAGACCTTCCGGGCAGTTTTATCGAGTTTGTGGCCACCAAGGTGCGGGTTCCGGTGGTGTATGTGCATGGCAACCACAAAGAAGAGTACGTCCAGGATTACCTGGGCAACCTAACGCCTCCGGGTGGCGCCATCAAGGCCCATGGGCGCATTGTGGAGGTGGCGGGGGTCAGGATTGCCGGCTGGGGGGGGTGCCCACGCTACAACGACCGCGACATCGGCCAGTACAGCGAAATCGACGCTAAAGCCCGGTTTTTGTCCTGGTATCCGGTCTTGCTGCCACGCCGTTTGCGCACGGGGCACGGGGTAGATATCCTGCTTAGCCACGCCCCACCCCCGGGGCCTCACGCCGGATCCGACTTTGCCCACCGGGGCAGCACGGCCCTGGGCTTGTTCCACCGCCTTTACCGGCCCAAAATACATGTACATGGCCATATTCACCTCTACGAAGCCCAGCCCAGGCGTGAGTACACCAGCCCCGAGGGGGTACGGGTCATCAACGCCTTTGAGTACACGCTGATCGAGCTATGA
- a CDS encoding type I phosphomannose isomerase catalytic subunit produces the protein MKHTVVDLEAKPVQRVWGGTRIAERLGLQTQDPIGELWLAYDQNRIRSGPLAGKTLVEVLPELGADFIGQAAYSKYGLELPLLVKFLDTAEWLSVQVHPDDAYAHTVEAASGFHGKTEAWYILEGEGEIVYGLREPLARQSLAQAAQDGTLWDWLQREWVTSEQVIPVPAGTIHALGPGLLLYEVQQRSDLTYRLYDYGRPRELHLEKGLDVAKLEPTPVPHLTPLPAHHKEILLACAAFVLERYQLRGRLTLRAPEDSFLLLTLVAGGAEWLEGSLSWGDTLLIGAGEAIELTGQAQFLGTFVPSSDWLEGYPNSVRMFQ, from the coding sequence ATGAAACATACTGTGGTAGACCTCGAGGCCAAACCAGTGCAGCGGGTCTGGGGAGGAACCCGCATTGCTGAGCGGCTTGGCCTGCAAACCCAAGACCCCATTGGGGAGCTCTGGTTGGCTTACGACCAGAACCGCATTCGCTCAGGGCCGCTGGCGGGAAAAACCCTAGTGGAAGTTTTGCCAGAACTTGGCGCCGACTTTATCGGTCAGGCCGCTTACAGCAAGTATGGCCTCGAGCTCCCCCTGCTGGTCAAATTCCTCGATACGGCCGAGTGGCTCTCGGTGCAGGTACATCCCGATGATGCCTATGCCCATACCGTCGAGGCGGCCAGTGGCTTTCACGGCAAGACCGAGGCCTGGTATATCCTCGAGGGCGAGGGGGAAATTGTCTATGGCCTGCGCGAACCCTTGGCACGCCAAAGCCTGGCCCAGGCGGCCCAGGACGGCACCCTCTGGGACTGGCTGCAGCGCGAATGGGTGACATCGGAGCAGGTGATCCCCGTGCCAGCAGGAACCATTCACGCGCTGGGGCCCGGTCTGCTGCTCTACGAGGTGCAGCAGCGCTCCGACCTGACCTACCGCCTCTACGACTACGGGCGGCCCCGCGAACTGCATTTGGAGAAAGGGCTTGATGTGGCCAAGCTCGAGCCTACCCCAGTTCCGCACCTCACCCCGCTACCTGCGCACCACAAAGAAATCCTGCTGGCCTGCGCGGCGTTTGTGCTCGAGCGCTACCAGCTACGTGGCCGACTTACCCTGCGGGCACCCGAGGATAGCTTTTTGCTTTTGACCCTGGTAGCGGGGGGCGCAGAGTGGCTGGAAGGTTCGCTCTCCTGGGGGGATACCTTGCTGATTGGGGCCGGGGAGGCCATTGAACTGACCGGTCAGGCCCAGTTTCTGGGTACGTTCGTGCCCTCATCGGACTGGCTCGAGGGGTATCCAAACTCGGTGCGGATGTTTCAATAA
- a CDS encoding thioredoxin family protein: protein MLQYDQLSLGAGLIEAELPDLSGQTVRLSAFGEPFLVVMFICNHCPYVKGSIREIVALAEKYRGKVAFVGINPNDYERYPEDSPEAMQTFATAHNFNFPYLLDRTQATAKAYKALRTPEVFVFDQSRKLRYHGRVNDAPKDPSSVREHTLDLVLAALVQGQEPPVTEANAIGCTIKWKPGNEPSVTIG, encoded by the coding sequence ATGCTGCAGTATGACCAACTATCCTTGGGTGCGGGCCTTATTGAGGCGGAGCTGCCCGATCTTTCGGGCCAGACTGTGCGGCTTTCGGCCTTTGGCGAGCCGTTTTTGGTGGTGATGTTCATCTGCAACCACTGCCCTTACGTCAAGGGCTCTATCCGAGAAATTGTTGCGCTGGCCGAAAAATACCGGGGTAAGGTGGCTTTCGTGGGCATCAACCCCAACGATTACGAGCGCTACCCCGAAGATTCACCGGAGGCCATGCAGACCTTTGCCACGGCGCACAACTTCAACTTCCCCTACCTGCTCGACCGAACCCAGGCCACCGCAAAGGCCTATAAAGCCCTGCGTACCCCAGAAGTCTTCGTCTTCGACCAGAGCCGTAAGCTCCGCTACCATGGGCGGGTCAACGACGCCCCTAAAGACCCCTCCAGCGTGCGAGAGCATACCCTGGACCTGGTGTTAGCGGCCCTAGTACAGGGGCAGGAGCCCCCCGTTACCGAAGCCAACGCCATTGGCTGTACCATCAAGTGGAAGCCCGGCAACGAGCCTAGCGTGACCATTGGCTGA